One genomic window of Muntiacus reevesi chromosome 4, mMunRee1.1, whole genome shotgun sequence includes the following:
- the SEC61A1 gene encoding protein transport protein Sec61 subunit alpha, with protein sequence MGIKFLEVIKPFCVILPEIQKPERKIQFKEKVLWTAITLFIFLVCCQIPLFGIMSSDSADPFYWMRVILASNRGTLMELGISPIVTSGLIMQLLAGAKIIEVGDTPKDRALFNGAQKLFGMTITIGQSIVYVMTGMYGDPSEMGAGVCLLITIQLFVAGLIVLLLDELLQKGYGLGSGISLFIATNICETIVWKAFSPTTVNTGRGMEFEGAIIALFHLLATRTDKVRALREAFYRQNLPNLMNLIATIFVFAVVIYFQGFRVDLPIKSARYRGQYNTYPIKLFYTSNIPIILQSALVSNLYVISQMLSARFSGNLLVSLLGTWSDTSSGGPARAYPVGGLCYYLSPPESFGSVLEDPVHAVVYIVFMLGSCAFFSKTWIEVSGSSAKDVAKQLKEQQMVMRGHRETSMVHELNRYIPTAAAFGGLCIGALSVLADFLGAIGSGTGILLAVTIIYQYFEIFVKEQSEVGSMGALLF encoded by the exons ATTCAGTTTAAGGAGAAGGTGCTGTGGACCGCCATCACCCTCTTCATCTTCTTGGTGTGCTGCCAG ATCCCGCTGTTTGGAATCATGTCCTCAGACTCCGCCGATCCTTTCTACTGGATGAGGGTGATCCTCGCCTCCAACAGAG GCACGCTGATGGAGCTGGGCATCTCGCCCATCGTCACCTCTGGCCTCATCATGCAGCTCTTGGCTGGCGCCAAAATAATTGAAGTTGGTGACACCCCGAAAGACCGAGCCCTCTTCAACGGAGCCCAGAAGT TGTTCGGCATGACCATCACCATCGGGCAATCCATCGTGTACGTGATGACGGGGATGTACGGGGACCCGTCCGAGATGGGCGCCGGCGTCTGCCTGCTCATCACCATACAG CTCTTTGTGGCTGGCCTGATTGTTCTGCTTCTGGATGAACTTCTGCAAAAGGGGTATGGCCTGGGCTCTGGGATCTCCCTGTTCATCGCCACGAATATCTGCGAGACAATCGTGTGGAAGGCGTTCAGCCCCACCACCGTCAACACTGGCCGAG GAATGGAGTTTGAAGGCGCCATCATCGCGCTCTTTCACCTGCTGGCCACCCGTACCGACAAGGTCCGAGCCCTGCGAGAGGCGTTCTACCGCCAGAACCTCCCCAACCTCATGAATCTCATCGCCACCATCTTCGTCTTTGCGGTGGTCATCTATTTCCAG GGCTTCCGCGTCGACCTGCCCATCAAGTCGGCCCGGTACCGGGGCCAGTACAACACCTACCCCATCAAGCTCTTCTACACGTCCAACATCCCCATCATCCTGCAGTCCGCCCTGGTCTCCAACCTGTACGTCATCTCCCAGATGCTGTCCGCCCGCTTCAGCGGCAACCTGCTGGTCAGCCTGCTTGGCACCTGGTCT GACACTTCCTCCGGCGGGCCGGCGCGGGCCTACCCCGTGGGCGGCCTCTGCTATTACCTGTCCCCGCCCGAGTCGTTCGGCTCTGTCTTGGAGGACCCCGTCCACGCCGTGGTGTACATCGTGTTCATGCTGGGCTCCTGCGCCTTCTTCTCCAAGACGTGGATCGAGGTCTCGGGCTCCTCCGCCAAGGAC GTTGCAAAGCAGCTGAAGGAGCAGCAGATGGTGATGAGGGGCCACCGAGAGACGTCCATGGTCCACGAGCTCAACCG GTACATCCCCACGGCCGCGGCCTTCGGCGGGCTGTGCATCGGGGCCCTCTCAGTCCTGGCTGACTTCTTGGGTGCCATCGGGTCTGGAACCGGGATCCTGCTGGCGGTCACCATCATCTACCAGTACTTTGAGATCTTCGTGAAGGAACAGAGCGAGGTCGGCAGCATGGGGGCCCTGCTGTTCTGA